Proteins encoded in a region of the Salvelinus fontinalis isolate EN_2023a chromosome 17, ASM2944872v1, whole genome shotgun sequence genome:
- the LOC129814311 gene encoding cAMP-specific 3',5'-cyclic phosphodiesterase 4D-like isoform X8, producing the protein MPKVNYLFFVSRMYIEFKRMLNRELTQLSETSRSGNQVSEFISSTFLEKQHDMEIMSPPTKEKKEKTDKKKRPMSQIVGVKKPILIPSVAPSSIPRFGVPSSQESLLAKELEEINQWGVDIFKISEYSANRPLTVAMYSIFQERELRKSFKIPADTFITFMMTLEDHYHHDVAYHNNIHAADVVQSTHVLLSTPALEAVFTDLEILAALFASAIHDVDHPGVSNQFLINTNSELALMYNDVSVLENHHLAVGFKLLQENNCDIFQNLSKKQRQSLRKMVIDMVLATDMSKHMNLLADLKTMVETKKVTSSGVLLLDNYGDRIQVLQNMVHCADLSNPTKPLELYRQWTDRIMVEFFTQGDRERDKGMEISPMCDKHNASIEKNQVGFIDYIVHPLWETWADLVHPDAQEILDTLEDNREWYQSMIPHSPSPTPEAQDKVGLPGGAMGAGVGGSSIGDKFQFELTLEEEGESDTESPPEEEEGYSSTGAEPSRTDPDSRLHSVSATAHPHYQGLSKMATSVLNLGGTTLSTDSDPEKEAAEDKEHDQEGNAGVRRFRLGT; encoded by the exons ATGCCCAAAGTCAATTACTTGTTTTTTGTGTCGAGGATGTACATTGAG TTCAAGAGGATGCTGAACAGGGAGCTTACTCAGCTATCAGAGACCAGCAGATCAGGGAACCAGGTGTCAGAGTTCATCTCCAGCACCTTCCTag AAAAGCAACACGACATGGAGATCATGTCTCCGCCCaccaaggagaagaaggagaagacggACAAGAAGAAGCGCCCCATGTCCCAGATCGTGGGGGTAAAGAAGCCTATCCTGATCCCCAGTGTGGCCCCCTCCAGCATTCCCCGCTTCGGGGTCCCTTCCAGTCAGGAGAGCCTCCTTGCCAAG GAGTTAGAAGAGATCAACCAATGGGGTGTGGATATTTTCAAAATATCTGAATATTCTGCGAATCGTCCACTGACGGTGGCGATGTATTCCATTTTCCAG GAGCGAGAGCTGCGGAAGTCCTTCAAGATCCCTGCAGACACCTTCATCACCTTCATGATGACCCTGGAGGACCACTACCACCACGACGTGGCCTACCACAACAACATCCATGCTGCAGACGTGGTCCAGTCCACCCACGTTCTTCTCTCCACCCCCGCCCTGGAG gctGTGTTCACTGACTTGGAGATCTTGGCTGCTCTGTTTGCCAGTGCTATACATGATGTGGACCATCCGGGGGTGTCCAACCAGTTCCTCATCAACACCA ACTCAGAGCTGGCCCTGATGTATAATGACGTGTCAGTCCTGGAGAACCACCACCTGGCTGTGGGCTTCAAGCTGCTGCAGGAGAACAACTGTGACATCTTCCAGAACCTCAGCAAGAAACAGAGACAGTCCCTACGCAAGATGGTCATAGACATGGTGTTAGCCACAGACATGTCCAAACACATGAACCTGCTGGCGGACCTGAAGACCATGGTGGAGACCAAGAAAGTGACCAGCTCTGGAGTGCTGCTGCTGGACAACTATGGAGATCGCATCCAG GTCCTCCAGAACATGGTTCACTGTGCTGACCTCAGTAACCCCACCAAACCCCTGGAGCTGTACCGCCAGTGGACCGACCGCATCATGGTGGAGTTCTTCAcccagggggacagggagagggacaagGGCATGGAGATCAGCCCCATGTGTGACAAACACAACGCCTCCATCGAGAAGAACCAG GTAGGCTTCATAGACTACATTGTTCATCCTCTATGGGAGACGTGGGCCGACCTGGTCCATCCCGACGCCCAGGAGATCCTAGACACGCTAGAGGACAACCGTGAGTGGTACCAGAGCATGATCCCCCACAGCCCATCGCCTACCCCCGAGGCCCAGGACAAGGTGGGCCTGCCTGGGGGAGCCATGGGGGCCGGAGTGGGTGGATCTTCCATCGGAGACAAATTCCAGTTTGAGCTGACCCTAGAGGAGGAAGGCGAGTCCGATACAGAGAGCCccccagaagaggaggaggggtacaGTAGCACTGGGGCAGAGCCTTCTAGAACTGACCCGGACAGCAGACTCCATTCCGTGTCTGCCACTGCTCACCCACACTATCAGGGGCTTTCCAAAATGGCCACCTCTGTCCTCAATCTCGGTGGCACGACTTTGTCCACCGACTCTGACCCAGAAAAGGAGGCAGCCGAAGACAAAGAACATGACCAAGAAGGTAATGCCGGTGTGAGGCGCTTCAGGCTAGGTACATAA